The Caulifigura coniformis genome includes a region encoding these proteins:
- a CDS encoding GlsB/YeaQ/YmgE family stress response membrane protein, whose product MDPNWQQFLEKSANELLVWVGFGTITGLTAKAIMPGRDPGGAVATLLTGVTGTIIGCGSLSFFYPESRVTPVSLSGFACATGGAFLLLLFYRILGGSLFKGMGGQDVILHLSKARRGQKTIIRDVA is encoded by the coding sequence ATGGACCCGAACTGGCAGCAATTCCTCGAGAAGTCTGCGAATGAACTGCTGGTGTGGGTCGGGTTTGGGACGATCACCGGCCTGACGGCGAAGGCAATCATGCCGGGCCGCGATCCGGGCGGCGCGGTCGCCACGCTGCTGACCGGCGTCACCGGGACGATCATCGGCTGCGGGTCGCTGTCGTTCTTCTATCCCGAAAGCCGGGTCACGCCGGTGAGCCTCTCGGGATTCGCCTGCGCGACGGGGGGCGCTTTCCTCCTGCTGTTGTTCTACCGCATCCTGGGTGGATCACTGTTCAAAGGGATGGGCGGGCAGGACGTGATCCTCCACCTGTCGAAGGCCCGCCGCGGCCAGAAGACGATCATCCGCGACGTCGCCTGA
- a CDS encoding Uma2 family endonuclease: protein MLALITAEEFVDQRYDLPDAGQWSELDRGVVIHFQPPDGDHGNVIRNLSRALALYVQGGGPGYACFDLGIAVTRRPDTVRFPAACHFIEGPRFAEADKPFTETAPALVVELASTNDRRRGITDRVLSYHELGTGMVWVIDPKEKCVHLCPRGRRTELLTADRTMSGDPVLPGFSVPVQELFGEPEWWK from the coding sequence ATGCTCGCCCTGATCACCGCCGAGGAATTCGTCGACCAGCGCTACGATCTCCCCGATGCAGGGCAGTGGTCGGAGCTTGATCGCGGCGTCGTCATCCATTTCCAGCCTCCCGACGGCGATCACGGCAACGTGATTCGGAACCTGTCACGAGCCCTCGCCCTCTACGTTCAGGGAGGCGGGCCGGGCTATGCCTGCTTTGACCTCGGGATCGCCGTCACCCGCCGACCCGACACCGTGCGCTTCCCCGCGGCCTGCCACTTCATCGAAGGGCCGCGGTTCGCAGAAGCCGACAAGCCTTTCACGGAAACCGCTCCGGCGCTCGTTGTGGAACTTGCCTCCACGAACGACCGCCGCCGCGGAATCACCGACCGGGTGCTGAGCTATCACGAACTCGGGACCGGGATGGTCTGGGTGATCGATCCGAAGGAGAAATGCGTCCACCTCTGCCCGCGGGGGCGCAGGACCGAACTCCTGACGGCCGACCGCACGATGTCGGGCGATCCTGTTCTGCCGGGGTTTTCAGTCCCGGTTCAGGAACTGTTCGGCGAACCCGAATGGTGGAAGTGA